In Pseudonocardia cypriaca, a single genomic region encodes these proteins:
- a CDS encoding sensor histidine kinase, translating into MRTWARTGAGVALGAGTAAVHLLLVLPVAAAMAAPAFRPVAETVARRLAVLERRRVVALLGGTGGNAEPPPARALRYLGARIPVGLLGGAVLTLLGIGLTFAATLLVSWVTQTPWIMEREAAVVVSGLLVAYYAIPGAVLLYLALAGAGGVARWERTLLGRLLAPSREEQLTRRVEELSRTRDAIVAAVDDERRRIERDLHDGVQQRLVALGMLLGRARRHPDRADELVAQAHDEAQRALVELRDVSWRVYPAALDTGGLAAALESVAERAPLPVRIHCDLPVEPPATVRAAAWFVISEAVTNAAKHSGALRVDVEVAMVDGRLHAAVRDDGRGGADPAGGGLAGLARRVAAADGEFSVASPPGGPTAVTAELPCA; encoded by the coding sequence GTGCGGACGTGGGCGCGCACCGGCGCAGGCGTCGCGCTCGGGGCCGGCACGGCCGCGGTGCACCTGCTGCTCGTGCTCCCGGTTGCCGCGGCCATGGCGGCACCCGCGTTCCGGCCGGTGGCGGAGACGGTGGCCCGGCGGCTCGCCGTGCTGGAGCGCCGCCGGGTCGTGGCCCTGCTCGGCGGGACGGGCGGGAACGCGGAGCCGCCGCCCGCGCGGGCACTGCGCTACCTCGGCGCGCGGATCCCCGTCGGGCTGCTGGGCGGGGCGGTGCTCACGCTGCTCGGCATCGGCCTGACCTTCGCCGCCACCCTCCTCGTCTCGTGGGTCACGCAGACGCCCTGGATCATGGAGCGCGAGGCGGCCGTCGTCGTGAGCGGCCTGCTCGTCGCCTACTACGCGATCCCCGGCGCGGTGCTGCTCTACCTGGCGCTCGCCGGCGCCGGCGGCGTGGCCCGCTGGGAACGCACGCTGCTCGGCCGGCTGCTCGCGCCTTCGCGCGAGGAGCAGCTCACCCGTCGCGTCGAGGAGCTCTCGCGCACCCGGGACGCGATCGTCGCGGCCGTCGACGACGAGCGCCGCCGCATCGAGCGCGACCTCCACGACGGTGTGCAGCAGCGCCTCGTCGCGCTCGGCATGCTCCTGGGCAGGGCGCGCCGCCATCCCGACCGCGCCGACGAGCTCGTCGCGCAGGCCCACGACGAGGCCCAGCGCGCGCTCGTGGAGCTGCGCGACGTGTCGTGGCGCGTCTACCCGGCCGCGCTGGACACCGGTGGCCTCGCGGCCGCGCTGGAGTCGGTGGCCGAGCGGGCACCCCTGCCGGTCCGCATCCACTGCGACCTGCCCGTCGAGCCGCCCGCTACCGTGCGCGCCGCGGCCTGGTTCGTGATCAGCGAGGCGGTGACGAACGCCGCCAAGCACTCGGGAGCGCTGCGCGTGGACGTGGAGGTGGCGATGGTGGATGGCCGCCTGCACGCCGCCGTCCGCGACGACGGCCGCGGCGGCGCCGACCCGGCAGGCGGCGGCCTCGCGGGGTTGGCCCGCCGCGTCGCCGCAGCCGACGGCGAGTTCAGCGTGGCCAGCCCGCCGGGTGGGCCGACCGCAGTCACCGCGGAGCTGCCGTGCGCGTGA
- a CDS encoding winged helix DNA-binding domain-containing protein has translation MHVRHIDVAERRNRLAARHLLTAGTRTDDVVAIADALSGLHSTDPVTVHLSVAARMRHPVLPAADDALYAERSLVRHHAMRRTLWVFGHDLARAAHHSSTVTLLARQRKLLLDAVTGAGVGPDPERWVDAASTEILDVLADKGPLSARDLGKLVPHLAVPIRIGTGRQVAEMAAHSRLLLVLGFEGRVLRARPTGTWINGQYRWAATAAWAPVFSEPLDPRTAAAALARSWLRAYGPGTRADLQWWAGWTVATTKRALDDVGAVEVELAEGPGYVLPDDVEPAATAEPSVALLPGLDPSTMGWKQRDFHLDPVHGPLLFDRNGNGGPTIWVDGRIVGGWVQRTDGTIALRVLEDIGAERHAEVERKAHELERLLGEVRFTPRFPAPLQAELRA, from the coding sequence GTGCATGTTCGACACATCGACGTCGCCGAGCGGCGGAACCGGCTTGCCGCGCGCCACCTCCTCACAGCCGGGACCCGCACCGACGACGTCGTCGCCATCGCCGACGCGCTCTCCGGGCTGCACTCCACCGACCCCGTCACCGTGCACCTCTCGGTGGCGGCGCGGATGCGCCACCCGGTCCTGCCAGCGGCCGACGATGCGCTGTACGCGGAGCGGTCGCTGGTGCGCCACCACGCCATGCGGCGCACGCTCTGGGTGTTCGGGCACGACCTCGCGAGGGCGGCGCACCACTCGTCCACCGTCACGCTGCTGGCCCGGCAACGGAAGCTGCTGCTCGACGCCGTGACGGGGGCCGGGGTCGGGCCCGACCCGGAGCGGTGGGTCGACGCGGCGTCCACCGAGATCCTCGACGTCCTCGCCGACAAGGGGCCGTTGAGCGCCCGCGACCTGGGGAAGCTGGTGCCACACCTCGCCGTGCCGATCAGGATCGGCACCGGGCGGCAGGTCGCGGAGATGGCGGCACACTCGCGGCTGCTGCTGGTGCTCGGGTTCGAGGGCCGGGTGCTGCGGGCCAGGCCAACCGGCACGTGGATCAACGGGCAGTACCGGTGGGCCGCGACGGCGGCATGGGCGCCGGTGTTCTCCGAGCCGCTCGACCCGCGCACGGCCGCGGCGGCGCTCGCCCGCTCCTGGCTGCGGGCGTACGGACCCGGCACCCGGGCCGACCTGCAGTGGTGGGCCGGCTGGACGGTCGCCACCACCAAGCGGGCGCTCGACGACGTGGGCGCCGTCGAGGTCGAGCTGGCCGAGGGGCCCGGCTACGTGCTGCCCGACGACGTCGAGCCGGCCGCGACCGCCGAGCCCTCCGTGGCGCTGCTGCCCGGGCTCGACCCGTCGACGATGGGCTGGAAGCAGCGCGACTTCCACCTCGACCCGGTGCACGGGCCGCTCCTTTTCGACCGCAACGGCAACGGCGGCCCGACGATCTGGGTGGACGGCCGGATCGTCGGCGGGTGGGTGCAGCGCACCGACGGCACCATCGCCCTGCGGGTGCTCGAGGACATCGGCGCCGAGCGGCACGCCGAGGTCGAACGCAAGGCCCACGAGCTGGAGCGGCTGCTGGGAGAGGTCCGCTTCACACCGCGGTTCCCGGCGCCGCTCCAGGCCGAGCTGCGCGCCTAG
- the recO gene encoding DNA repair protein RecO: MTLWRDTGVVLRVQKLGEADRIVTLLTRRRGKVRAVAKGVRRTRSRWGARLEPFNHVDVQCYTGRSLDIVTQAETVDAFGAGIISDYSRYTTGCAMLETADRLVAEEGEPALRVYLLLVGAVRALAGHERDPSLVLDAFLLRAMTHAGWAPAISECARCAEPGPHAAFNIAAGGAVCPRCRPPGSVRPSRETFALLDALLHGDWDTADTATSVTRRDTSGLVAAHLQWHMERQLRSLPLVERRAMT; the protein is encoded by the coding sequence GTGACCCTGTGGCGTGACACCGGCGTGGTGCTGCGGGTGCAGAAGCTCGGCGAGGCAGACCGCATCGTCACGCTGCTCACCCGCCGCCGCGGCAAGGTGCGCGCGGTCGCGAAGGGCGTGCGGCGCACCCGGTCCCGCTGGGGGGCGCGGCTGGAGCCGTTCAACCACGTCGACGTGCAGTGCTACACGGGCCGCTCGCTGGACATCGTCACGCAGGCCGAGACCGTCGACGCGTTCGGCGCCGGCATCATCTCCGACTACTCCCGCTACACCACCGGCTGCGCGATGCTGGAGACGGCCGACCGGCTCGTCGCAGAGGAGGGCGAGCCGGCGCTGCGCGTGTACCTGCTGCTCGTGGGCGCGGTGCGGGCGCTCGCCGGCCACGAGCGCGACCCGTCGCTCGTGCTCGACGCGTTCCTGCTGCGCGCGATGACCCACGCCGGATGGGCGCCCGCGATCTCCGAGTGCGCCCGCTGCGCCGAGCCCGGCCCGCACGCCGCGTTCAACATCGCCGCCGGGGGAGCGGTGTGCCCCCGCTGCCGCCCTCCCGGCTCTGTGCGCCCGTCGCGGGAGACGTTCGCGCTGCTCGACGCGCTGCTGCACGGCGACTGGGACACCGCCGACACCGCCACCAGCGTCACCCGCCGCGACACCAGCGGCCTCGTGGCCGCCCACCTGCAGTGGCACATGGAGCGGCAGCTGCGGTCCTTGCCGCTGGTGGAGCGGCGGGCGATGACCTAG
- a CDS encoding MerR family transcriptional regulator, with translation MAGLSISELRARTGLAASALRFYERKGLLRASGRVGGKRFYDEGAVERVAFIDLLKLAGFTLSEIAAIVPPTGGTAPGWRAIAMAKLRQLDDRVREIERARTALRNMLGAPHDRLDECPEHLRILRAHAEELATAASSTTRRPT, from the coding sequence ATGGCCGGACTGTCGATCTCCGAGCTGCGGGCCCGCACCGGGCTGGCCGCCTCTGCGCTGCGCTTCTACGAGCGCAAAGGCCTCCTGCGTGCCAGCGGGCGCGTGGGAGGCAAACGGTTCTACGACGAGGGCGCCGTCGAGCGGGTCGCGTTCATCGACCTGCTCAAGCTGGCCGGGTTCACCCTGTCCGAGATCGCGGCGATCGTCCCCCCGACCGGCGGAACCGCACCCGGCTGGCGAGCGATCGCGATGGCGAAGCTGCGGCAGCTCGACGACCGCGTCCGCGAGATCGAGCGGGCCCGAACAGCGCTGCGCAACATGCTCGGCGCCCCGCACGACCGTCTCGACGAGTGCCCCGAGCACCTCCGGATCCTCCGCGCGCACGCCGAGGAGCTCGCCACCGCGGCGAGCAGCACGACGCGGCGTCCCACCTGA
- a CDS encoding antibiotic biosynthesis monooxygenase family protein, protein MLLVCRFTTSPDLLSRARRALELLTAADGCLGGELGRSVDESDRWVLTVRFSSVDAYRRALSPFPVREHVVPLLSEAIADEPATFETLVTAEAGTARTHRSLLA, encoded by the coding sequence GTGCTGCTCGTCTGCCGGTTCACCACCAGCCCCGACCTCCTCTCCCGCGCCCGGAGGGCGCTGGAACTGCTCACCGCCGCGGACGGGTGTCTCGGCGGTGAGCTGGGGCGTTCCGTCGACGAGTCCGACCGCTGGGTGCTGACCGTCCGGTTCTCCTCTGTGGACGCCTACCGGCGCGCCCTCTCCCCGTTCCCGGTGCGCGAGCACGTGGTGCCGCTGCTGTCGGAGGCCATCGCGGACGAGCCTGCGACGTTCGAGACGCTCGTGACGGCCGAGGCGGGCACGGCGCGGACGCACCGCAGCCTGCTGGCCTAG
- a CDS encoding DUF1918 domain-containing protein, with amino-acid sequence MEAKAGDHIVVEGTIVDQGRREGEVLEVIGSGDRKCYRVRWEDGHESVFQPGAGAHVTSQG; translated from the coding sequence ATGGAGGCCAAAGCGGGCGACCACATCGTCGTCGAGGGCACGATCGTCGACCAGGGGCGGCGCGAGGGCGAGGTCCTCGAAGTGATCGGCTCCGGCGACCGGAAGTGCTACCGGGTGCGCTGGGAGGACGGCCACGAGTCGGTCTTCCAGCCCGGCGCGGGCGCGCACGTCACGTCGCAGGGCTGA
- a CDS encoding HugZ family protein, whose product MTHVVPEHQRAEAQRTLAATPGVRGEPSDAERSRTLIGAVRTGSLATIGEGGFPFGSLVSHAVDGQGRPLLLLSDLAEHTRNLAADPRASLMATEAGAGDPLALARVTVIGRVGELAGDERAAALEIYQATQPGAFYAGFADFRLYRLEVESVRYVGGFGRMSWVDAASYAAAEPDPLRPHAERIIAHMNDDHADALVLFCRKFADRPGTAQARMVGVDRYGFAVLAADEPDGQETAVRLPFDEPTDTPDSVRKAMIELLRRARAA is encoded by the coding sequence TTGACCCACGTCGTGCCCGAGCACCAGCGCGCCGAGGCCCAGCGCACTCTCGCCGCGACCCCGGGGGTGCGCGGAGAGCCCAGCGACGCCGAACGCTCCCGCACGCTGATCGGCGCCGTCCGCACCGGCTCGCTCGCCACGATCGGTGAGGGCGGGTTCCCGTTCGGCTCGCTCGTCTCGCACGCGGTCGACGGGCAGGGACGGCCGTTGCTGCTGCTCAGCGACCTGGCCGAGCACACCCGCAACCTCGCAGCCGACCCGAGGGCGTCGCTGATGGCCACCGAGGCGGGTGCCGGCGACCCGCTGGCGCTGGCCAGGGTCACGGTGATCGGCCGCGTCGGGGAGCTCGCGGGCGACGAGCGCGCCGCTGCCCTCGAGATCTACCAGGCGACCCAGCCCGGCGCGTTCTACGCCGGGTTCGCCGACTTCCGGCTCTACCGGCTGGAGGTCGAGTCGGTCCGGTACGTGGGCGGCTTCGGCCGCATGAGCTGGGTGGACGCCGCGAGCTACGCGGCGGCGGAGCCCGACCCGCTGCGCCCGCACGCCGAGCGGATCATCGCGCACATGAACGACGACCACGCCGACGCGTTGGTCCTGTTCTGCCGCAAGTTCGCCGACCGGCCCGGCACGGCACAGGCGCGGATGGTGGGCGTCGACCGCTACGGCTTCGCCGTGCTCGCCGCCGACGAGCCGGACGGCCAGGAGACGGCCGTGCGGCTGCCGTTCGACGAACCCACCGACACGCCGGATTCCGTCCGGAAGGCGATGATCGAGCTACTGCGGCGGGCGCGCGCCGCCTAG
- a CDS encoding SDR family NAD(P)-dependent oxidoreductase codes for MTRNGTRVAVVTGAGRGIGLAIARALVEDGFTVVAGSRTVTDVLRAVAPDALEVDLSTPEGPALLVRHAIDRHGGVDLLVNNVAGTSTPAGGFLELDDDGWRHTFDLAFLSTVRATREALPSLLERRGAVINIGSINARLAQPRLVALSAAKAALSNLGKALAEEFAGRGLRVNTISPGPVWTDVWRSEGGPGDALARRAGIAPEDVPDRLPAMLGVTTGRFTEPDEIAALVTFLASGRVPNMSGSELVIDGGMVKTT; via the coding sequence GTGACGAGGAACGGGACGCGCGTGGCAGTGGTCACCGGGGCGGGGAGGGGGATCGGGCTCGCGATCGCGCGGGCGCTCGTCGAGGACGGGTTCACCGTGGTCGCCGGCAGCCGCACCGTGACCGACGTGTTGCGCGCCGTCGCACCGGACGCGCTCGAGGTGGACCTCTCGACCCCGGAGGGGCCCGCGCTGCTCGTGCGGCACGCGATCGACCGGCACGGCGGGGTCGACCTGCTCGTCAACAACGTCGCGGGCACCTCGACACCAGCCGGTGGCTTCCTGGAGCTCGACGACGACGGGTGGCGGCACACGTTCGACCTGGCGTTCCTGTCGACCGTCCGCGCGACGCGGGAGGCGCTCCCGAGCCTCCTGGAGCGCCGGGGAGCGGTGATCAACATCGGTTCGATCAACGCCCGCCTGGCGCAGCCGCGCCTGGTCGCCCTGTCGGCCGCCAAGGCGGCGTTGTCGAACCTGGGCAAGGCGCTCGCCGAGGAGTTCGCCGGCCGTGGCCTGCGGGTGAACACCATCTCCCCCGGCCCGGTGTGGACCGACGTGTGGCGGTCCGAGGGCGGCCCAGGGGACGCGCTCGCGCGGCGGGCGGGCATCGCCCCGGAGGACGTCCCCGACCGGCTCCCGGCGATGCTCGGGGTGACGACCGGCCGGTTCACCGAGCCGGATGAGATCGCGGCGCTCGTGACGTTCCTCGCCTCCGGGCGGGTGCCCAACATGAGCGGGTCGGAGCTGGTGATCGACGGCGGGATGGTGAAGACGACGTGA
- a CDS encoding response regulator: MRVMIAEDSALLRDGLVRLLVDEGHEVLAAVADARALLGALEREQPDVVVADVRMPPTHSDEGVVAALEIRRRWPQVGVLVLSQYVERRHTAQLIGDDGGRVGYLLKDRVAQVGEFLDALERVGAGGAAFDPEVVRQLLAAGRRADPLARLTPRERDVLDAMAEGLTNAGTAERLRMSVSAVEKHVASIFGKLGIPETAGYSRRVLAVLRYLGS, encoded by the coding sequence GTGCGCGTGATGATCGCCGAGGACTCCGCACTGCTGCGCGATGGCCTCGTCCGCCTGCTCGTCGACGAGGGCCACGAGGTGCTGGCCGCGGTCGCCGACGCCCGCGCTCTGCTCGGCGCGCTCGAGCGCGAGCAGCCCGACGTGGTCGTCGCCGACGTGCGGATGCCGCCCACCCACAGCGACGAGGGTGTCGTCGCGGCGCTGGAGATCCGCCGCCGGTGGCCGCAGGTGGGGGTGCTCGTACTGTCGCAGTACGTCGAGCGCCGGCACACCGCACAGCTGATCGGCGACGACGGCGGCCGCGTCGGCTACCTGCTGAAGGACCGGGTGGCGCAGGTCGGGGAGTTCCTGGACGCCCTGGAGCGGGTCGGCGCGGGCGGCGCGGCGTTCGACCCGGAGGTGGTGCGCCAGCTGCTCGCGGCCGGCCGGCGGGCCGACCCGCTCGCCCGCCTCACCCCGCGCGAGCGCGACGTGCTCGACGCGATGGCCGAGGGGCTCACCAACGCCGGCACCGCGGAGCGGCTGCGGATGTCGGTCAGCGCCGTGGAGAAGCACGTCGCCTCGATCTTCGGGAAGCTGGGCATCCCGGAGACGGCGGGGTACAGCAGGCGGGTGCTCGCGGTGCTGCGGTACCTGGGTTCGTGA
- a CDS encoding Fur family transcriptional regulator — translation MDTGTNGVTTRALRATRQRAAVSALLDRLEDFRSAQEIHEELRRAGEGIGLTTVYRTLQTLADGGEVDVLRTGSGEAVYRRCASAEHHHHLVCRRCGHTVEIEGPAVETWAQRVAEDHGFVELSHTAEVFGLCKDCGAAR, via the coding sequence ATGGACACCGGGACCAACGGGGTCACGACGAGAGCGCTGCGCGCCACCCGACAGCGGGCGGCGGTGTCGGCGCTGCTGGACCGGCTCGAGGACTTCCGCTCCGCCCAGGAGATCCACGAGGAGCTGCGCCGCGCCGGTGAGGGAATCGGCCTCACCACCGTCTACCGCACGCTGCAGACCCTCGCCGACGGCGGTGAGGTCGACGTGCTGCGCACCGGCTCGGGCGAGGCCGTCTACCGCCGCTGCGCCTCCGCGGAGCACCACCACCACCTCGTCTGCCGCCGCTGCGGGCACACCGTCGAGATCGAGGGCCCTGCCGTCGAGACCTGGGCGCAGCGGGTGGCCGAGGACCACGGGTTCGTGGAGCTGAGCCACACGGCCGAGGTCTTCGGGCTCTGCAAGGACTGCGGCGCCGCGCGCTGA
- a CDS encoding ArsR/SmtB family transcription factor: MSIVAGAGPAGRAADAGPPTDDHAEHAAGRPRSTPAPVRTPRTLAAAGDLLRALAAPVRIAIVLQLLESDRCVHDLVDALAVAQPLISQHLRVLKSAGVVHGERRGREVVYSLVDDHLAHIVVDAVAHVEEG; this comes from the coding sequence ATGTCGATCGTCGCAGGTGCGGGGCCCGCCGGCCGAGCCGCCGACGCCGGGCCGCCCACCGACGATCACGCCGAGCACGCGGCCGGCCGGCCCCGCAGCACGCCAGCGCCGGTGCGCACCCCGCGCACGCTCGCGGCCGCGGGCGACCTGCTGCGCGCGCTGGCCGCCCCGGTGCGCATCGCGATCGTGCTGCAGCTCCTGGAGTCCGACCGCTGCGTCCACGACCTCGTCGATGCGCTCGCGGTCGCCCAGCCGCTCATCAGCCAGCACCTTCGGGTACTCAAGTCGGCCGGGGTGGTGCACGGCGAGCGCCGCGGACGCGAGGTGGTCTACTCCCTGGTCGACGACCACCTCGCACACATCGTGGTCGACGCGGTCGCGCACGTGGAGGAGGGGTGA
- a CDS encoding DedA family protein, with product MTAPAPQLDGIVGWVVDLMETLGAPGVGLAIALENVFPPLPSEVFLPLAGFAASRGELSLVAAIIWTTIGSVVGALVLYGIGAALGRDRLCAIAAKMPLVDVGDIHKAEAWFARHGAKAVFFGRMVPLVRSMISVPAGVERMNIGLFLALTAAGSLIWNSVFVVAGYQLGENWHIVESYAGILSKVVVVAIALAVVVFVIMRIRRRRQVVPAEPDEAATERIPVVRARPQQPVRHWSAQPSSTEWSAQPTQRLPVVQPDQPQR from the coding sequence ATGACCGCCCCCGCCCCGCAGCTCGACGGCATCGTCGGTTGGGTCGTCGATCTGATGGAGACGCTCGGCGCGCCCGGCGTCGGTCTCGCGATCGCGCTCGAGAACGTGTTCCCGCCGCTGCCCAGCGAGGTGTTCCTGCCGCTCGCCGGCTTCGCCGCGTCCCGGGGCGAGCTGAGCCTCGTCGCCGCGATCATCTGGACGACCATCGGCTCCGTCGTCGGCGCACTCGTGCTGTACGGGATCGGCGCTGCGCTCGGCCGCGACCGGCTGTGCGCCATCGCCGCGAAGATGCCGCTCGTCGACGTCGGCGACATCCACAAGGCCGAGGCCTGGTTCGCGAGGCACGGCGCGAAAGCGGTGTTCTTCGGACGGATGGTGCCGCTGGTCCGCAGCATGATCTCGGTGCCGGCCGGGGTCGAGCGGATGAACATCGGCCTCTTCCTCGCCCTCACCGCGGCCGGCAGCCTCATCTGGAACTCGGTGTTCGTCGTCGCCGGGTACCAGCTCGGCGAGAACTGGCACATCGTCGAGAGCTACGCAGGCATCCTCTCGAAGGTCGTGGTCGTGGCGATCGCGCTCGCCGTGGTGGTCTTCGTGATCATGCGGATCAGACGCCGCCGCCAGGTGGTCCCCGCCGAGCCGGACGAGGCCGCAACCGAGCGCATCCCGGTCGTGCGGGCCCGGCCGCAGCAGCCGGTGCGGCACTGGTCGGCCCAGCCGTCGTCCACGGAGTGGTCGGCGCAGCCGACCCAGCGGCTCCCGGTCGTGCAGCCCGACCAGCCACAGCGGTAA
- a CDS encoding isoprenyl transferase, translated as MSRFQPPPPHPSGARPPAIPPELVPHHVALVMDGNGRWANARGLPRIEGHRRGEAALMDVARGAIDIGVRWLSAYAFSTENWKRSPDEVRFLMGFNRDVIRRRVDEMDAMGVRVRWAGRRPRLWRSVIKELEIAEEKTKNNDVLTLTMCVNYGGRAEIADAVKQIARLAADGRIRPDKVDERMIARYLDEPDMPDVDLFVRSSGEQRTSNFLLWQSAYAELVFLDTLFPDFDRRHLWQAIEIYARRDRRFGGALDTPEAAS; from the coding sequence GTGAGCCGGTTCCAGCCCCCGCCGCCGCACCCGTCCGGTGCGCGTCCCCCGGCGATCCCGCCGGAGCTGGTTCCGCACCACGTCGCCCTGGTCATGGACGGCAACGGGCGGTGGGCCAACGCCCGCGGCCTGCCCCGGATCGAGGGCCACCGCCGCGGCGAGGCCGCCCTCATGGACGTGGCCCGCGGCGCGATCGACATCGGGGTCCGGTGGCTGTCGGCGTACGCGTTCTCCACGGAGAACTGGAAGCGCAGCCCCGACGAGGTGCGCTTCCTCATGGGCTTCAACCGGGACGTGATCCGCCGCCGCGTCGACGAGATGGACGCGATGGGCGTGCGCGTGCGCTGGGCGGGCCGACGTCCCCGGCTCTGGCGCTCGGTGATCAAGGAGCTGGAGATCGCCGAGGAGAAGACGAAGAACAACGACGTGCTGACGCTCACCATGTGCGTCAACTACGGCGGGCGGGCGGAGATCGCCGACGCGGTGAAGCAGATCGCCCGGCTGGCCGCGGATGGCCGGATCAGACCCGACAAGGTCGACGAGCGGATGATCGCCCGGTACCTCGACGAGCCGGACATGCCCGACGTCGACCTGTTCGTGCGCTCCTCGGGGGAGCAGCGCACGTCGAACTTCCTGCTCTGGCAGTCCGCGTACGCGGAGCTGGTCTTCCTCGACACGCTCTTCCCCGACTTCGACCGCCGCCACCTGTGGCAGGCGATCGAGATCTACGCCCGGCGCGACCGTCGTTTCGGCGGGGCGCTCGACACCCCGGAGGCCGCTTCGTGA